The Lineus longissimus chromosome 2, tnLinLong1.2, whole genome shotgun sequence genome window below encodes:
- the LOC135483882 gene encoding 2-methoxy-6-polyprenyl-1,4-benzoquinol methylase, mitochondrial-like, producing MTGLVRRLLRRELFSSVLLQRNASISHASYSNDREAKEEPENTTHFGFETVTEEEKEQKVYDVFENVSEKYDLMNDAMSAGVHRLWKDYFISRLAPLPGTKLLDVAGGTGDIAFRFLQYAKSGELEESKEDFDVKSDVLDKSGRAEGVDGASNPEADDGTTHVTVCDINQAMLDVGKRKADMLGQREGVTWIRGNAEHLPMPDDTYDAYTIAFGIRNCTHIEKVLEEAYRVLKPGGRFMCLEFSHVPNPLIKSLYDLYSFQVIPVMGQVLAADWKSYQYLVESIRKFPDQQEFSYMIEDAGFSVVKHENLSFGVAAIHSGFKL from the exons ATGACTGGGTTGGTGCGAAGGTTGCTTCGGAGGGAGCTATTTTCCTCCGTTTTGCTGCAAAGAAATGCGTCAATAAGTCATGCCAGTTACTCTAATGATAGAGAAGCGAAGGAGGAACCAGAAAATACAACacattttggctttgaaacTGTGACGGAAGAAGAAAAGGAGCAAAAAG TTTATGACGTCTTTGAAAATGTCTCTGAGAAATATGACCTGATGAATGATGCAATGAGTGCTGGTGTGCACAGACTCTGGAAGGATTACTTTATAAGCAGATTGGCACCGCTGCCTGGAACCAAACTTTTGGATGTGGCAGGAGGAACAG GTGACATTGCTTTCAGATTCTTGCAATATGCAAAAAGTGGTGAACTTGAGGAATCCAAAGAAGATTTTGATGTGAAGTCGGATGTTCTTGATAAATCTGGCAGAGCTGAAGGCGTTGATGGTGCATCCAACCCTGAAGCCGATGATGGGACGACCCATGTGACTGTTTGTGATATCAATCAAGCCATGTTAGATGTTGGCAAACGGAAGGCAGATATGTTAGGACAGAGGGAAG GTGTGACGTGGATTCGAGGCAATGCTGAACATCTGCCAATGCCTGATGATACTTATGATGCGTACACAATAGCTTTTGGAATCAGAAACTGTACACATATAGAAAAG GTGCTGGAAGAGGCGTACAGGGTGCTAAAACCAGGAGGACGATTCATGTGCTTAGAATTCAGTCATGTGCCAAATCCACTCATAAAGAG cCTGTATGATTTATATTCGTTTCAAGTAATTCCTGTGATGGGACAGGTATTAGCTGCTGACTGGAAATCATATCAATATTTGGTCGAGAGTATAAGGAAATTTCCTGATCAG CAAGAGTTTTCCTACATGATTGAAGACGCAGGGTTCAGTGTGGTGAAGCATGAAAATCTTTCATTTGGAGTAGCAGCAATACATTCAGGATTCAAGTTATGA